In a genomic window of Saccharothrix sp. HUAS TT1:
- a CDS encoding SAM-dependent methyltransferase — protein MDSVERPTWAPGDIDLARPSIARVYDYWLGGAHNFAVDRAVADKVLNDVPVIKSIVLNHRAFLRRAVRFMLSQGIRQFLDLGSGIPTVGNVHEIAQAADPSARVVYVDMDAVAVAHSRAILTGNELVSVLQTDVRDADQVLKSPEVRDLLDFDRPIGVLMIALLHFVPDSEDPGGIVADYRDALPGGSYLAISHAGFEESDWNPAWDDARQVYNRGVSEMNFRPKRAVQALFDGFELVEPGVARLPLWRPESPDDVDESAATMVSFGGVGRKG, from the coding sequence GTGGACAGCGTGGAGCGGCCAACCTGGGCGCCGGGCGACATCGACCTGGCCCGCCCGAGCATCGCGCGGGTCTACGACTACTGGCTGGGCGGCGCGCACAACTTCGCCGTCGACCGGGCGGTCGCCGACAAGGTGCTCAACGACGTCCCGGTGATCAAGAGCATCGTGCTCAACCACCGGGCGTTCCTGCGCCGCGCGGTGCGGTTCATGCTCTCGCAGGGCATCCGCCAGTTCCTCGACCTGGGCTCGGGCATCCCGACGGTCGGCAACGTGCACGAGATCGCGCAGGCCGCCGACCCGTCCGCCCGCGTGGTGTACGTCGACATGGACGCCGTCGCGGTCGCGCACAGCCGGGCCATCCTGACCGGCAACGAGCTGGTCAGCGTGCTGCAGACCGACGTGCGCGACGCCGACCAGGTGCTGAAGTCGCCCGAGGTGCGCGACCTGCTGGACTTCGACCGGCCGATCGGCGTGCTGATGATCGCCCTGCTGCACTTCGTGCCCGACTCCGAGGACCCGGGCGGCATCGTGGCCGACTACCGCGACGCGCTCCCCGGCGGCAGCTACCTGGCCATCTCGCACGCGGGCTTCGAGGAGAGCGACTGGAACCCGGCGTGGGACGACGCGCGGCAGGTCTACAACCGCGGGGTCAGCGAGATGAACTTCCGGCCCAAGCGCGCGGTGCAGGCGCTGTTCGACGGGTTCGAGCTGGTCGAGCCGGGTGTGGCGCGGCTGCCGCTGTGGCGGCCGGAGTCGCCCGACGACGTGGACGAGTCCGCCGCGACCATGGTCAGCTTCGGCGGCGTCGGGCGGAAGGGCTGA